Proteins from a genomic interval of Syngnathoides biaculeatus isolate LvHL_M chromosome 23, ASM1980259v1, whole genome shotgun sequence:
- the LOC133496457 gene encoding uncharacterized protein LOC133496457 isoform X2: MMLKRSAMRLLLVLPFVVAGLNGGALALELSFPCGDSVCYHIWTFTPRTASVDVALVSNAEMKATAAGVNDRDARCTERLRPRTQKTRELHYCKFPGEAFVAQNDVPEVKATPGDVVSFQCILVSYLTLGHCFVADRLEVFLLWVDRAGAVVQDTSGHRIRRKSPCDVRLTVTLQAPGREAFRCRARVGAITWTSVDMRVQVPAPKGKGRGGFTLEGVEPQGNSRFQVGVVVAVLACAALTALAAMFVVVRRRKASNLAEAPCPIANSNQVPDDVVYADVVLPDAPETVSFSHAEDTEYACVRYQ; this comes from the exons ATGATGCTGAAGCGCTCCGCCATGCGACTGCTGCTCGTGCTTCCTTTCGTCGTCGCGg GCCTCAACGGCGGCGCGCTCGCTTTGGAGCTGTCGTTTCCGTGCGGCGACTCGGTGTGCTACCACATTTGGACGTTCACCCCGAGAACGGCGAGCGTCGACGTCGCGTTAGTGAGCAACGCCGAGATGAAGGCGACGGCCGCGGGCGTCAACGACCGGGACGCAAGATGCACGGAGAGGCTCCGGCCCCGGACGCAGAAGACGCGGGAACTTCATTACTGCAAATTCCCAGGAGAGGCCTTCGTGGCTCAAAACG ACGTTCCAGAGGTGAAAGCGACGCCGGGCGACGTCgtgtctttccagtgcatcctgGTGTCGTACTTGACGCTGGGCCATTGCTTCGTAGCGGACCGGCTGGAGGTCTTCTTGCTGTGGGTGGACCGGGCCGGCGCGGTGGTCCAAGACACCTCCGGTCACCGCATCCGGCGAAAGTCACCGTGTGACGTCAGGTTGACCGTCACCTTGCAAGCTCCCGGGCGTGAGGCCTTCAGGTGCCGGGCTCGCGTGGGAGCGATCACGTGGACTTCGGTGGACATGCGAGTCCAAGTACCAG CTCCCAAAGGAAAGGGCAGAGGAGGCTTCACATTAGAAGGTGTAGAACCTCAGG GCAACAGCCGCTTCCAAGTCGGCGTGGTGGTGGCGGTGTTGGCGTGCGCCGCGCTGACCGCCCTGGCCGCCATGTTTGTCGTGGTCAGGCGACGGAAGGCCTCGA ACTTGGCCGAAGCCCCCTGCCCCATCGCTAATAGCAACCAG GTCCCGGACGACGTCGTTTACGCAGACGTGGTCCTCCCGGATGCGCCGGAAACCGTTTCCTTCTCTCACGCCGAAGACACGGAATACGCCTGCGTTCGATACCAGTAG
- the LOC133496459 gene encoding mitochondrial basic amino acids transporter-like isoform X2: MDFLAGCIGGAAGVLVGHPFDTVKVRLQVQNVNKPLYRGTFHCFQSIIRQESGNAMRMLGRDTPTNQFLAGAAAGAIQCVICCPMELAKTRMQMQGTGEKKSTRKMYKNSVDCLVRIYRREGVWGINRGMVTTLIRETPGFGFYFLAYDVLTRQLGCEPEDRYMIPKLLFAGGMAGIASWLSTYPVDVIKSRLQADGSGGVRQYSGIADCVRQSVRDEGYVVFTRGLTSTLLRAFPVNAATFATVTLVLMYARGPEGGAVDCEAAPQTQTSGL; this comes from the exons ATGGACTTCCTGGCTGGCTGCATCGGCG GTGCTGCCGGAGTTTTAGTTGGCCACCCGTTCGACACAGTCAAG GTCAGGCTGCAGGTCCAGAACGTGAACAAGCCGCTATACCGCGGCACCTTTCACTGCTTCCAATCCATTATACGCCAGGAGTCG GGCAACGCCATGCGCATGCTGGGCCGGGACACTCCCACCAACCAGTTCCTGGCGGGGGCGGCGGCCGGCGCCATCCAGTGCGTCATCTGCTGCCCGATGGAGCTGGCCAAGACGCGCATGCAGATGCAGGGCACGGGCGAGAAGAAGTCCACCCGGAAGATGTACAAGAACTCTGTGGACTGCCTGGTGCGTATCTACCGCCGCGAGGGCGTGTGGGGCATCAACAGGGGCATGGTGACCACCCTGATCCGGGAGACGCCCGGTTTCGGCTTCTACTTCCTGGCGTACGACGTGCTGACGCGGCAGCTGGGCTGCGAGCCCGAAGACCGCTACATGATCCCCAAGCTGCTGTTCGCCGGGGGCATGGCGGGCATCGCCTCGTGGCTCTCCACCTACCCGGTGGACGTGATCAAGTCCCGGCTGCAGGCGGACGGGTCGGGCGGCGTCCGCCAATACAGCGGCATCGCCGACTGCGTGCGGCAGAGCGTGCGCGACGAGGGCTACGTGGTTTTCACGCGGGGGCTGACCTCCACGCTGCTGCGCGCTTTCCCCGTCAACGCCGCCACCTTCGCCACCGTCACGCTGGTGCTCATGTACGCGCGCGGGCCCGAGGGGGGCGCCGTCGACTGCGAGGCGGCCCCCCAGACCCAGACGTCCGGCCTGTGA
- the LOC133496459 gene encoding mitochondrial basic amino acids transporter-like isoform X1: MDFLAGCIGGAAGVLVGHPFDTVKVRLQVQNVNKPLYRGTFHCFQSIIRQESILGLYKGIGSPMMGLTFINAIVFGVQGNAMRMLGRDTPTNQFLAGAAAGAIQCVICCPMELAKTRMQMQGTGEKKSTRKMYKNSVDCLVRIYRREGVWGINRGMVTTLIRETPGFGFYFLAYDVLTRQLGCEPEDRYMIPKLLFAGGMAGIASWLSTYPVDVIKSRLQADGSGGVRQYSGIADCVRQSVRDEGYVVFTRGLTSTLLRAFPVNAATFATVTLVLMYARGPEGGAVDCEAAPQTQTSGL; encoded by the exons ATGGACTTCCTGGCTGGCTGCATCGGCG GTGCTGCCGGAGTTTTAGTTGGCCACCCGTTCGACACAGTCAAG GTCAGGCTGCAGGTCCAGAACGTGAACAAGCCGCTATACCGCGGCACCTTTCACTGCTTCCAATCCATTATACGCCAGGAGTCG ATACTCGGCTTGTACAAAGGAATCGGGTCCCCCATGATGGGCCTCACCTTCATCAACGCCATCGTGTTTGGGGTGCAGGGCAACGCCATGCGCATGCTGGGCCGGGACACTCCCACCAACCAGTTCCTGGCGGGGGCGGCGGCCGGCGCCATCCAGTGCGTCATCTGCTGCCCGATGGAGCTGGCCAAGACGCGCATGCAGATGCAGGGCACGGGCGAGAAGAAGTCCACCCGGAAGATGTACAAGAACTCTGTGGACTGCCTGGTGCGTATCTACCGCCGCGAGGGCGTGTGGGGCATCAACAGGGGCATGGTGACCACCCTGATCCGGGAGACGCCCGGTTTCGGCTTCTACTTCCTGGCGTACGACGTGCTGACGCGGCAGCTGGGCTGCGAGCCCGAAGACCGCTACATGATCCCCAAGCTGCTGTTCGCCGGGGGCATGGCGGGCATCGCCTCGTGGCTCTCCACCTACCCGGTGGACGTGATCAAGTCCCGGCTGCAGGCGGACGGGTCGGGCGGCGTCCGCCAATACAGCGGCATCGCCGACTGCGTGCGGCAGAGCGTGCGCGACGAGGGCTACGTGGTTTTCACGCGGGGGCTGACCTCCACGCTGCTGCGCGCTTTCCCCGTCAACGCCGCCACCTTCGCCACCGTCACGCTGGTGCTCATGTACGCGCGCGGGCCCGAGGGGGGCGCCGTCGACTGCGAGGCGGCCCCCCAGACCCAGACGTCCGGCCTGTGA
- the LOC133496457 gene encoding uncharacterized protein LOC133496457 isoform X1, translating into MMLKRSAMRLLLVLPFVVAGLNGGALALELSFPCGDSVCYHIWTFTPRTASVDVALVSNAEMKATAAGVNDRDARCTERLRPRTQKTRELHYCKFPGEAFVAQNDVPEVKATPGDVVSFQCILVSYLTLGHCFVADRLEVFLLWVDRAGAVVQDTSGHRIRRKSPCDVRLTVTLQAPGREAFRCRARVGAITWTSVDMRVQVPAPKGKGRGGFTLEGVEPQGNSRFQVGVVVAVLACAALTALAAMFVVVRRRKASNLAEAPCPIANSNQASLEISRLVRAWTRPSSPESFPSRRSRTTSFTQTWSSRMRRKPFPSLTPKTRNTPAFDTSSRAYGFVFCYFGFNLIFLGGKR; encoded by the exons ATGATGCTGAAGCGCTCCGCCATGCGACTGCTGCTCGTGCTTCCTTTCGTCGTCGCGg GCCTCAACGGCGGCGCGCTCGCTTTGGAGCTGTCGTTTCCGTGCGGCGACTCGGTGTGCTACCACATTTGGACGTTCACCCCGAGAACGGCGAGCGTCGACGTCGCGTTAGTGAGCAACGCCGAGATGAAGGCGACGGCCGCGGGCGTCAACGACCGGGACGCAAGATGCACGGAGAGGCTCCGGCCCCGGACGCAGAAGACGCGGGAACTTCATTACTGCAAATTCCCAGGAGAGGCCTTCGTGGCTCAAAACG ACGTTCCAGAGGTGAAAGCGACGCCGGGCGACGTCgtgtctttccagtgcatcctgGTGTCGTACTTGACGCTGGGCCATTGCTTCGTAGCGGACCGGCTGGAGGTCTTCTTGCTGTGGGTGGACCGGGCCGGCGCGGTGGTCCAAGACACCTCCGGTCACCGCATCCGGCGAAAGTCACCGTGTGACGTCAGGTTGACCGTCACCTTGCAAGCTCCCGGGCGTGAGGCCTTCAGGTGCCGGGCTCGCGTGGGAGCGATCACGTGGACTTCGGTGGACATGCGAGTCCAAGTACCAG CTCCCAAAGGAAAGGGCAGAGGAGGCTTCACATTAGAAGGTGTAGAACCTCAGG GCAACAGCCGCTTCCAAGTCGGCGTGGTGGTGGCGGTGTTGGCGTGCGCCGCGCTGACCGCCCTGGCCGCCATGTTTGTCGTGGTCAGGCGACGGAAGGCCTCGA ACTTGGCCGAAGCCCCCTGCCCCATCGCTAATAGCAACCAGGCAAGTTTGGAGATTTCACGACTTGTTCGCGCTTGGACACGCCCGAGCTCACCGGAAAGTTTTCCGTCCCGCAGGTCCCGGACGACGTCGTTTACGCAGACGTGGTCCTCCCGGATGCGCCGGAAACCGTTTCCTTCTCTCACGCCGAAGACACGGAATACGCCTGCGTTCGATACCAGTAGTCGCGCATATGGCTTcgtcttttgttattttggatttaatttaatatttttgggagGCAAGCGTTGA